Genomic window (Cryptococcus neoformans var. grubii H99 chromosome 9, complete sequence):
ATGGTGGACTGTCTTCTGTTTTTAACTATCCTCAAGGTGGAAGATTTTGGTTCAAACATACACGCACTGCATATTTTCCAATGATAACTATATCATTATTAACACTACAAACCTTCCGTATTTGAAATCAAAATATTCCTGAACCCAACTGAGTACACAATTGCTATAATAACCAGCGATAAACCCGGATTGCTAAACTAAACTAGGCTGTACTTCACAAGTCTCAGCTTCTCACAACTGATATTTAAAGCCAGCCTCAATTTGTACGACAGAGGGGCCTGAGACAGGCAAAGGATCCCCACGCTCAATCTTACGATTCTGGCGACGGAGATAAAGGTAAGTCAAAGCCGCGAAAGCAATAGTCAAAACACTGGCAGCTAAATCTACTCCGAATGCCGCGACATAACGGGGAGAGTCGTAATAGAGATACGATGTCCAAATGTTGGGGGTGTTACAAACAGCGTTGATACTGTGGCACTTAATCAGCAAGTTCTCCTGTGGGACTTTGAGGTCTAACCTACATGGCAATGGCAATGGCACGCTTGACCGCAGGGCCTGTGATGGATGAACTGATCCAGGACAGCACACAGCAGGTTGCACCATaaaatgaggaaggaagaagacacaTAGCAACGTATCGTGGAGCAACTTTTGTAGTCGATATAGCGATGATATTGGCGATAATGGTGATAAAGAAAGGACAAATGATATGAAGTGTTCGTTCATTTTTCTTATCCGAATGCCAACCGATTATCAAAATGGAAAAGCAACAGAGGACGTAAGGAGGGCAAGTGATGGCGAGCGTCACAGTGCGGTTGAAACCAAGGCCAGAAACTGCCAAAAATCGTTAACTTTAGACAAAAATGCATCAACAGAAATCTGCTTACCGACAACAGGGAAGAAGTTGGTGACTGAAGCCGCGATGTAATTGCAGTAAAGAACTGCACAAAGGAGCCAAGTCTTAGGATCGCATGAGGCCATTTTGAAAGCACTCCAAGCGGTGACTTCATCTGTCGCATCCTTGGACGATCTATCAACTTCCAATCGATAGGTGAGGCGGTCCCTTTCTTGCTGTGAAAGCCATCTCATGGTTCCGGGCTTGTTGGGGATGAACAATgcgaagatgatggcaaGACCAACAGTCAAGACGCCTGTTCCCTATCAGCGACCAGTTACGCTTGATGGATACTGCCATTACCTGCTTACCTTCTACGATGAAGAGCCACCTCCAACCTTGAAGACCATGGACATCGTTaaggttgaggatggcCAAAGCAAAAAGACCACCGAAAGCATTTCCGATCTGGGATCCCGAGTACAGAATGGCTGTTCTAAGGGCCATTTGCTTCTTGGTATAGAAGCAGGAGTTGAGGTATACAGCACCGGGGAAAAATGCACTCTCTGCGAACCCAAGAACTACACGGCATACAGCAAGACCGGCATAGGACTGGACAGCGCCAGTGCAACCGGAGATGATACCCCAAATGGCACACATGACACAGATGTCTGGACAAAGGTGTTAGCCATTATTTGTGAACCCAAAAAGGGATTAGAGACTTACAAACGCCTGGGTAGTTGATTTTTGAAGCGAAGATGTTACTAAAGACTTGAAGACTAACATATCCAGCGAACAATACGGCGACGCATGTATTGTATTGAGTTGTTGTAAGTCCAAGGTCGTCCATGATTCCGGCGATTTTGGCTGAAGAAATATTCTGTCGATCAAGATAGTTGCTGGTGTAGAAATCTAGTCAGTTCCTTGTCAATGAACTCCCATGGCACAACCTAACCTACAGAATGTAAAGTGCCATTAACACTGGCATTAAGAGCAAATCCAGCTTCAATGTTGCCTTCTTATCAATAGAGTTGACCTCTTCAGGGCTGAGTCCAACCAAGGAATCGGGAATCTTGACGGCAAGGTGGCGGTCAATGCCATCATCGagcttttccttctcgctGATTACCCGATCAAGATGTTCTTCACTCAACTTCTCCTCAAGCGGCATAGCGTTGCTGTTATATATGGTAGAAGGACGTGGGAAGGATATTTCTGGTTGGGCAAACAAAATCAAGCAGTATGGGGATTTGAAGAGCACATGATGGCATTAAATATGTAAACTCGCGGTCCGTGGTCGAAGCAGAGACTCCAGGGTCGTAGTCGAGGCACCAGACATaatcctcctttcctttgcctCTGTCTTGGTATCGGGTCAGACGGAGACCTGGAGGCCCATATTTGATTCCCTGACTTCGGCACATTGGCGTTGGGTCCTGCGGGGCCTCTAGTGGTTTAATGCCTGAGGGCAGCAGATAAACATGGCGGTTGCCCAGCCGGACGACAAGGGACAACAAAGtaatttccttcttcggATTCAAAATTGGGATGCTTCGGGTGAACGAATGTGTTGTGGTTGAGGGTTAACAATTCAAGGAATTGATTTGACATGATGCCGAGGAACAAGTAAGGAAAAATGGGCCAGAAAAAGCATTAGTACATAGAGCAGCAATATTCGACCAAAAATCACCTACATAAAGGGGCTCCCCAATTCCGGTACTTTGCGGAAGGTAGGTATTTAACGGCATTTGTCGGCATTAGGTTCACTTGTTGCTCGTGTATATACATGGCGTCATCCGTTTCCAGCTACTTGTCCTTCTTACTGCTATTGCCTTAATTTTGAGTGCCTAGCTATCAGCTGCCTGCAGACGACCTTTGAAGATTCACAATTCAAAGATTATAgcgaaagaaaaaaaatatTCTTAAAACAGGCCACGTGCTTGAAGGTAGGAAGCCAAGCCAAACGGAGGGGAATAAGGTTTTCTTGTTACTCACTACTCTCTTTGTTTCCCAAAGGACCTATCTGATGACCAATCTTAAGACatgatggatttggaatAGTGAGGACGGAATGGAGCGAAAAATCGGCGAGAACCAACAGACAGCCGAGTCCTCCGTCCTCTCACGCAAGGACAGACGGGCAGTTATGTAGATTTGTGCAAGTGATGATTGTATTCAATTCTTCAACCACCACCGAGAGAGCGATGTAGATTCCCTTATTTTTGCATGAATGTGTCCGATATTAAGAAGACATGCACTACGGGAGTGGTGTCCCATAGCAGCAAGAGCCgatttttttcttccaaaaTCAGATTAGATAGCAAATATCGGCGTATCATGCGATATCCGTGATTCTGTTCGCGTTGCCTTACGTTGCTGTGGCGGCCGGTCCGTCATTGACTTGGAACGGAAGCAATTGTTGAAGACGGAGGCGGGGTCTAGTATTCGGTACTTGTCGGCAGCgttgaaaaaaagaaagagtcGGTGGACGAAGAGAATGTTTCTTGTGAGTTAAGTTATTGTAGTTTGCAGCCGAGCATATTCATGGAGGAATTTCCTTCCTATATACCATGCTGGGCACGATCCATCTCAGAGGTGGGAAGAGTACATCATCTACCCATTGTTACCTCGTAGATCTCTGCCAACCTTGATTTACCTCCCCACATAAGAAAGACAGTAACCCATCAATTGCCGTCGGTAACTTCGGTCCGAATTTCTGCTCGAAGACCGCGCTCAAGTCCGAGCGTCTAGCCGACCTTTATAAAGAACGTCACTATCAATGGGACATAAGTTTAATCTCATTACTGTCCATTTCTTGCCCTCGAATACCTGTCGGATCATCTAGTCATAATGTCTGCCAACCCCCCTCAGCCAGTAAATGTTACCACCGATTCATCTGTGAAAGCCGACCGGGAGGCAGTctaccttcctccttccgaGCTGGCCTTGAGGTATAACAAGGGCCTCCAACGTCCCCTCGCAGTGCAGCCTCATCCTAGTGCTGCCCAAGTTGGCTCCACTAATATCAAGAAGATCGAAACCTTTTACCTGCGTCCTAGGTGGCTCTTTGTCCGAGTCGAGACGGAAGGAGGTGTCGTTGGGTGGGGTGAGGGAACTCTGGAAGGTCACACCGAAGCCGTACAAGGTAGTATGAAAGACATCGCCAGAAGGTGGGTCTATGGTTGTCCTTTACAAACATACGTGCTTACCATGTGCAGATTGATTGGATGGGATGCTATGAACATTGAAGAAATCTACACCTACCTTTACCGGCATCGATTCTACCGAGGTGGTGAAGTCCTTATGTCTGCCATGAGTGGTGTGGACATCGCTCTTTGGGAtatcaagggcaagatcCTCGGCGTTCCCGTCTGGGAATTGCTCGGCGGCAAGGTCCGAGAGAGATGTGATGTTTACGGCTGGGTGTAAGTCCTTCAGAATCTTGACAATGATTGGGCTAATAAGTCTCACAGTGGTGGTGACCGACCTTCTGATGTAGCAGAACAGGCCAAAGCCAGGAAAGAACAGGGGTTCCGCTTTGTCAAGATGAATGGTTAGTTCCCATGCAACATATCCGCTTACAGATGCTGATAACCATGCAGCGACTGAATCCATTGGCTGGCTCGACTCCCCTCATGCTCTTGATGATACTGTAAAGAGACTGGCAGAAGTGAAGGCAGTTGGCATTGACGCTGGACTGTAAGTGTGTGTTTGTCCCTTTATGGGTAATAGAAATTGATTGGATGTAGTGATTTCCATGGCCGAGTGCATAAAGGCATGGCAAAGCAGCTTGCTGCTGGCCTCGAGCCCCACAGacctttcttcatcgaaGAGCCTCTTTTGCCAGGGCATGTCAACGAGCTCAAAGACTTGTACAACAAGACCAACATTCCCATTGCTGTAAGCAGCCTTGCTCGCATACACCTTCGTTATTGGTCTAACTATTTTTGTTTAGCTTGGGGAACGACTTTTCACTCGTCTTGATGTCCGACCATACCTTGAAGCTGGCTGTATCGACCTCATCCAGCCTGACATTGCTCACGCTGGTGGTATTTCTGAAACAAAAAAGATTGCTATCATGGCCGAGTGAGTTGTGCCCGTCCTTCCTGGTTTGAGACGGAAAACTGAATATGTAGTAGAGCATATGATGTTGGTCTTGCACCTCACTGTCCTCTCGGTCCCTTGGCCTTCGCCGCCTCTCTTCATGTCGGTTTCTCAACGCCTAACTTCGTCATTTGCGAAatgagcttgaagatgcATTACAACGTGGGCAAGGATCTCTTGTCCTACATGCTCAATCCTGAAGTTTTTAACATCGAGAATGGCTCTATCGGGCTGCTTACTGCTCCTGGTTTGGGTATTGAACTCAATGAAGATATGATTAGGAAGGAGGCAGCTGAAGCGGCTGAGCTCGAACCTTGGATTAACCCTCTTTTCCGAGGAGAGGACGGTGCCATGCGAGAGTGGTAAGGGATTGATTATAGACAATTTGAGGCTATAAGGTAGACTATAGGATCCTTTTGAACTTGAGGTGTCATTGTAGTTATGCCATGTATTTGATAACTCATATTTCGCTCACCCCACAAAGTAGTGCTCAAGCATAACTATAAAGCAGAGCGTTGTCTAACAGCCTCGAACTTTTAGTTAAGCTAACATAATGGATAGATTGAAATGTATTAAGTCTTGGCCGCATGGGTCGTCAGGCAACATAGATACTACCACTACTGCATAGCAGATGTCATGAAGGATCTAATTTTCGAATTTTGATTCTGAGCATCCTTTGGCTAAACACCATTGTTATCTAGTGGAAGAATGCAGGTCGACAACGGTAGTGTAGTATATCGCCAAATCTACGAAAGAAAGGGACACTCCTTCTGATGCATTCATCATCTAAACATGTATGTGATTAGTATCATTACAAGAAGTACTAGAAGGTTATCTTATAATTGGTAGTCTTCCAGTCAGGTATTTGTGATAAGACCAGACAAACCGATacgagaagagatggcaTAGATACATGCAAGACGTCATTCAATATTTACAAAGCCAAAAAGGCATTAACAGTACTACACTCAAGTCAACAGCCTGTCAATTAGGTGATCATCTAAACGGAAAACCGCTTCCTTCGCCTAGCGTGAAGTCATCCCAGAAACCCTTCAGATCAAAATCAAATTTGGTGTCCCCATAGTCAAACATTGCTTCGTGTCTCTCTGAATTCGACGTATTACTTCCTTCCACGTAATCGGGATTAACTTGGCTGTTCGTAAGGAAAGACATGTCGGGGAAGGGCGGAAGTTGAAAAGCAGGAGTGGGGACATTATTCTCGGTCGAAGCGTTGGGAGGTGCTGGCCAAGGGAAAACAGAGGATTGATCTTGGCTTGTTTGGGGGGATGCATTTGAGTTGGAGGTCGTTTCGATGGGCTCAGGAGAGGGATAACGGGACGGAACCGCCTACAAATAGACGTGAATACACAGGTCTAAAAAGGCTAATTGTGACTTACACTCGCATCATGGAGCTCTTCCAGTCGTTTAGccaacatcctcaacatTTGTCCGTAACGAACGGCTGGATGGTCCTTGTCAGGACAGGATAACACCAATCCCGTACACACATGGTCGACTAATTCCCTAATCCTGCGATGCTTTAGCGCGATCTTAAGCAAGTCTGCCGACGTGGCTTACCTATGCatatccttttcttctacAGCGCCAGAGTAACTGCTCTTTAACGCAAAGACAGCAGCATACGATATGTTGATGAGATAacgggaaggaagatagCGGAGACTGCCCATTTGAGCAAGACGCAGAGAAATATGTAGAATCTCGTTGGCAGCTGCAATGGAATCGTAGATGTAAAGAGCATCGGGAGACGTTGCAGAACCTGAGAGTTTTATCAACATTTGATCCAAGTTGAGGTATGAATGTCAGACATACCTCGAGGAAATATCTGCACTGCTTGTCGAAAGCCATCTCGACCAATCGAAGCCTCCTTATCTCCACGCCATTGAGCTCTCTTTATATGTGCAGAATATCCGAACGAAGAAATGTATAATCTGCGATAAACATTAGCAGCGAATTATTTTATCCGAAACTATGCGTTTTCTCACCTAACATAATGGAATGTCATCCAGCTTAACTCTTCAAGGGTACGATTAGACCATTGTTTAGGTTTCCAGATAGTACGATAGCTGTCAAGGgctgaaaaagaaaattAGTATTTACCGTCTCCAGTAACGATAAGACCGAACGGACCTCGCCTGAAATGGtccaagaacaagaagtaCTCTCCCTGTTTGACCAACACTTCTGTTCTAAGCTTGCTTGGATACAGGATGTCATGGGCGTTCGTCATCACTTGAGTGAGCTCCACAAGGGATTGCATAAGCGATGCCGAGTCGTCATGGGCTGTCCCATCCAGCTCTGCCCCCGGAGACAATTGCAGAGGGAAGTTGAGTCTGGCAGCTACCTCTCCCGTCTGTGATATGTGGGAATAGCCCACAAAACACAGGGCAGGGCCTCGAGACCAGAAAGCGAGACCTGTTCGAAGACGTGCTGAGAATGTTAGCCAGAGGTTGTTTGATGAAATGAAATTGGACGTATCTATCGTTCGGTCATATAAATAACACCAGGTCCAAACACTTCTAGCTCGTTCTACATCAGGAGTACGACTGGATTCGTCAATCTCCAACGAAATTTGATCCACTAGATGTAAAGGTCAGTGCGAACCATGTCATGTTAATAATCATACTCACACCCCAGGAGATATGCCGCGCGAATGGCCAAACCGATCAAAGACCAGCTTCTTCTATTGTCTGTGCCATGCACTCCAGCCGACTCAGTCCCAGGTCCGGCAAGCATATCTACACTTGTTCCTCTTGGAGGTGTTCCCCTTTCTCTAGGAAGGTGTTCTGCAAGAAGGAGCACTCCTTCTACAAAACCAACTGATCCAGGTAGACCGGTGAAAGAGTAATCGCTCATGGCGTCTCTGATCACTGCCCATGTTTTGTCGTGAACATCTTTGTATCGACTATCAGACGGATGTCTAGACGCGACAGCGATTATACAGGTAAGAAGGAAACTATCATTGTGAGCGAGGTCGAGTAGTTGCTCCCTGCATCTCGGGATACGGGCAGTTTGGAAGATAGGCTGCAAAAAAAGTCAGCAGTACTACAAAGACCCAATATACATCACGTACAAGTGCTGGGTGGTAGTGCCGGAAAAAGTTGTCTACCATGGCATGAAGGCCATGTTCGTCTAAAATGCCAGCTTTTATCAAATGAAAATCGCCCAACTCCCTCATAGGCGCtttgtcttcctctccaacaTTCCAGGTGACCTTCTTTGGATCGTGTGGTTGTTTCCTTTTAccgtcttctccctcatcgTCTCCATCAGTTGCAGCATTCGCCAGGATCTCCAAAGCATCCATTTCGTTGCTCAAGTTGGCGTTGACAATCTTTCGATTGCTGGGCTCAGTTTTCCGTTTTTTGGAGCGATACTGTGGTGACAAAGCGGTGGTCGACGCTGTAGATGATCCGCCCAATGAGCCCGGAGTAGTGGTGTCAGTGTGATGTTGTGTTGAGCCCACGGAATGCATGGTCGGATAAGTAGTAGAACAGGGAAACACTTGATGTTTTCCTTGATCTTCGGTACTGGTGGTTTGTTGCACTGTTTCGTTCCAGATGCCAGTTTGAGTAAAGGGCATCCTGCTGGAGGAATCATCCTTATTGGGGGCCGGTTTAGGAAGCtgggggaaagaaggattgaCAGATGAGGCCGAGGCAAGAGGGGGACCTTGTTGATTGAGAGCCCGGGACACGCCGGGAGGCCCCTGAGTTCCGCTTGAATGTGCATTGGCACTTGAGggccttgctgctgcttgAGCAGGATAAATTTCGGCCTGCGGAAGATCCAACGGTTCTTCCCGTAAAGCAGGGTCAGCTACAGATGTTCTGCGACGCCGTTTCTGCCGGCATCAAACACATTGTCAGTCAAAATGTCGCATGACGTGACATGTTGACGCACGCTAGGAAGAAACACACAGTCACGCTGCTCCCTTCGACAACGCGAGCAGGGAGGTTCTGAAGGGGAGTTTACATCCCCAACTACCCTGGTCTCAGCCACGTTCAACTTTGGAAGAAAGGGTCACGCACGGTCGCAACGAGCTTTTCTGAGTCGGCAGTTGGTCTATCGATTTCAGGTGATTCCGATTGATCAGAAGCAAGCAATAGACTCATGTCAGTTTGATTGTAAGAAATCCGGCCTTTTAGATACTCACACAAGCCCGATAACCTCGTTTAGGAAGGTTCTGGCcttgcttcttcgtctCGGTGAGCGGTGCGGCTGTTTGAGGCAGCTGTGTGGGATACGTAgcggaagcagaagaacTGGCCACTGGCAGCTGTAGgcctgaagaagaggctgccACGCCGTATACATCCGCCCTTGGAGGCGGAGAAAGTCTGGAGGGCGGATGGGACAGCATGTCGAGAGGTGCAGCGGTGTTACCCCTGTGGTAGTTGTTTCCCCCGGCAAAGGTTGCAGCCACTGACGGGTTCAGCATGGAAGCTGTAATTGCCACTAATAACTGAGTGGAGTAGAGTTAGGAGATTGTAGTTGCTGGATGGGGTGACTgtaaggaggaagagatgcaGTTGGGAGATGTCCAGTttgagaaaaagaaggaataACAGCATCGTTCCAGTGGAAGTGGCTGAGAATAGCTTCGCTCCCCCATACCATTCCCCCACGCGATACCCCACAATGAATAATCCCCCGGTTATCGGACCGAGTATAGCCGGTACACCTGACCAAGAGCTCCGCTGTCTGGAATACGGCATGTGCCGACGCGCTCGTTGTTTGTCCTCATTCAGGAAAAGCATTTTAACGAAAGATATTTTTCTTTAAGTACTACATAATTAATTATTCCCCTTCGTCCTGCATAATGCGCAAATGGAGGCTTGCTCCCATCGAAGACGACTGCCTTTTCTATTTCAATGAATGAAAGCTCATATTTGGCGCCCACTTTTCGGGTAACCATGATCCGTCAATTACCTAAAGCCAACAACAAAATGATGACGAAAGCGGATCGGTAGCTGTAGGAGGGACGAAGAAAGACCGACGACAGGTAATGCTCGTGGCGACGGTATAAGACGGCATCGGCCCGTGAGGCCCGGCTCGCATTCGACCGAGGATCCTCCCGCCTGGTTGCAGCATTGCCATTTTGTGAAGCAGGGTATATTACAGACATCTGCTTTCATTTTCTTGTCTTTTCTTGTCAGTTCATCCACGAGGTAAGTTAGAATAGTCCCATATAGGCTACGATCAGTCATTGACCTCATAAAAGCCTCACCTCTCTTTACTCTAAGCTCACAGTCAAATCACTCGAAAAACATACATCCAGTCATGACTACCAACAATACCTCTAACGGCACGCCTTCTCGAGTTTGGGCGGGCGGCCCTTCAGTCCCTTTGGTTACCGCCATGAACGACGATGAGAGTATCAACTATGAGGCATTGGCTAAACAAACCGTCCGATTGGCCAAAGCCGGTCTCGGTATCGTCTTGCTGGGCACCAACGGAGAAGGTCAGTCGCACAAATGTGAAGAAATGAGCATAGTCTAAT
Coding sequences:
- a CDS encoding nicotinamide mononucleotide permease, yielding MPLEEKLSEEHLDRVISEKEKLDDGIDRHLAVKIPDSLVGLSPEEVNSIDKKATLKLDLLLMPVLMALYILNYLDRQNISSAKIAGIMDDLGLTTTQYNTCVAVLFAGYVSLQVFSNIFASKINYPGVYICVMCAIWGIISGCTGAVQSYAGLAVCRVVLGFAESAFFPGAVYLNSCFYTKKQMALRTAILYSGSQIGNAFGGLFALAILNLNDVHGLQGWRWLFIVEGVLTVGLAIIFALFIPNKPGTMRWLSQQERDRLTYRLEVDRSSKDATDEVTAWSAFKMASCDPKTWLLCAVLYCNYIAASVTNFFPVVVSGLGFNRTVTLAITCPPYVLCCFSILIIGWHSDKKNERTLHIICPFFITIIANIIAISTTKVAPRYVAMCLLPSSFYGATCCVLSWISSSITGPAVKRAIAIAIINAVCNTPNIWTSYLYYDSPRYVAAFGVDLAASVLTIAFAALTYLYLRRQNRKIERGDPLPVSGPSVVQIEAGFKYQL
- a CDS encoding specific RNA polymerase II transcription factor, which produces MLNPSVAATFAGGNNYHRGNTAAPLDMLSHPPSRLSPPPRADVYGVAASSSGLQLPVASSSASATYPTQLPQTAAPLTETKKQGQNLPKRGYRACTNCRLRKARCDLGDVNSPSEPPCSRCRREQRDCVFLPSKRRRRTSVADPALREEPLDLPQAEIYPAQAAARPSSANAHSSGTQGPPGVSRALNQQGPPLASASSVNPSFPQLPKPAPNKDDSSSRMPFTQTGIWNETVQQTTSTEDQGKHQVFPCSTTYPTMHSVGSTQHHTDTTTPGSLGGSSTASTTALSPQYRSKKRKTEPSNRKIVNANLSNEMDALEILANAATDGDDEGEDGKRKQPHDPKKVTWNVGEEDKAPMRELGDFHLIKAGILDEHGLHAMVDNFFRHYHPALPIFQTARIPRCREQLLDLAHNDSFLLTCIIAVASRHPSDSRYKDVHDKTWAVIRDAMSDYSFTGLPGSVGFVEGVLLLAEHLPRERGTPPRGTSVDMLAGPGTESAGVHGTDNRRSWSLIGLAIRAAYLLGLDQISLEIDESSRTPDVERARSVWTWCYLYDRTIGLRTGLAFWSRGPALCFVGYSHISQTGEVAARLNFPLQLSPGAELDGTAHDDSASLMQSLVELTQVMTNAHDILYPSKLRTEVLVKQGEYFLFLDHFRRALDSYRTIWKPKQWSNRTLEELSWMTFHYVRLYISSFGYSAHIKRAQWRGDKEASIGRDGFRQAVQIFPRGSATSPDALYIYDSIAAANEILHISLRLAQMGSLRYLPSRYLINISYAAVFALKSSYSGAVEEKDMHRIRELVDHVCTGLVLSCPDKDHPAVRYGQMLRMLAKRLEELHDASAVPSRYPSPEPIETTSNSNASPQTSQDQSSVFPWPAPPNASTENNVPTPAFQLPPFPDMSFLTNSQVNPDYVEGSNTSNSERHEAMFDYGDTKFDFDLKGFWDDFTLGEGSGFPFR
- a CDS encoding galactonate dehydratase, with product MSANPPQPVNVTTDSSVKADREAVYLPPSELALRYNKGLQRPLAVQPHPSAAQVGSTNIKKIETFYLRPRWLFVRVETEGGVVGWGEGTLEGHTEAVQGSMKDIARRLIGWDAMNIEEIYTYLYRHRFYRGGEVLMSAMSGVDIALWDIKGKILGVPVWELLGGKVRERCDVYGWVGGDRPSDVAEQAKARKEQGFRFVKMNATESIGWLDSPHALDDTVKRLAEVKAVGIDAGLDFHGRVHKGMAKQLAAGLEPHRPFFIEEPLLPGHVNELKDLYNKTNIPIALGERLFTRLDVRPYLEAGCIDLIQPDIAHAGGISETKKIAIMAEAYDVGLAPHCPLGPLAFAASLHVGFSTPNFVICEMSLKMHYNVGKDLLSYMLNPEVFNIENGSIGLLTAPGLGIELNEDMIRKEAAEAAELEPWINPLFRGEDGAMREW